Proteins encoded together in one Chitinophaga sp. LS1 window:
- a CDS encoding RNA polymerase sigma factor, whose amino-acid sequence MEKYPDSQLLAFIKTGDQQAFAALVNRYWEELYAHIHARLKQEDDTKDILQEIFITIWKKRDTITPDENGRLSSYLFTAARYCIIDHFSRPHTPIYNEEFFAETVPQQTTFSAIELLETKELEQQVNEALDRMPDRLCLPYRLSRYQQLSTREIALRLSLSEQTVKNNISITLRYLRTYLKEQNDIAGIVLIILFIIP is encoded by the coding sequence ATGGAAAAGTATCCGGACAGCCAACTACTAGCATTCATTAAAACTGGGGATCAGCAGGCCTTCGCTGCATTGGTAAACAGGTATTGGGAAGAGCTGTATGCCCATATTCACGCCCGCCTGAAGCAGGAAGACGACACAAAAGACATCCTACAGGAGATCTTCATCACCATTTGGAAAAAACGCGACACCATCACCCCCGACGAAAACGGTCGCCTTAGCAGCTACCTCTTCACCGCTGCCCGTTACTGCATCATTGATCACTTCAGCCGTCCGCACACTCCCATATATAATGAAGAATTTTTTGCAGAAACAGTCCCTCAGCAAACCACCTTTTCCGCCATCGAACTACTCGAAACAAAAGAGCTGGAACAACAGGTCAATGAAGCCCTGGACCGCATGCCAGACCGCCTTTGCCTGCCATATCGCCTGAGCCGCTACCAGCAACTTTCTACCAGGGAAATTGCCCTGCGCCTTTCCCTCTCTGAACAGACCGTGAAAAATAATATTTCCATCACATTACGTTACCTCCGCACTTACCTGAAAGAGCAAAACGATATCGCCGGTATCGTCCTTATTATACTCTTCATAATTCCTTAA
- a CDS encoding FecR family protein has product MSNQQLKFLLSRYLQGKATPAEAAQVEAWYDSFNETPLSANDKARLKDEIISNVLQEINPPARVRKLYWYAAAAVFILLGSTLSFFITKKKPLLLHADQLVSTPAGSRKTIRLPDGTVVQLNAGTSLVIPGDFGRKDRTITLTGEAFFTVATDATHPFIIHAGHIRTTVLGTSFNIRSWPGEDTWAIGVSTGKVRISNDVNNQVMAECLTANKALIHHIETGTSDIADTDAGMPGAWRNNIFHFNNSSMAEIGQELQRQYNIPVIVNGEGKNGGHYKISFSREPLTKVLKVLAGLTGITYTIKSDQVIIQVPKTN; this is encoded by the coding sequence ATGAGCAATCAACAGCTAAAATTCCTTTTATCCAGGTACCTGCAGGGCAAAGCTACACCTGCGGAAGCCGCACAGGTCGAAGCATGGTACGACTCTTTTAATGAAACACCTTTATCTGCAAATGATAAAGCACGCCTGAAGGATGAAATAATTTCCAACGTATTACAGGAAATCAATCCACCTGCACGTGTGCGCAAACTATACTGGTACGCTGCTGCCGCAGTATTCATTCTGCTGGGTTCCACGCTTTCTTTTTTTATCACTAAAAAGAAACCGCTCCTTCTTCATGCAGATCAATTGGTAAGCACACCTGCTGGCAGCAGAAAAACTATCCGCCTGCCCGATGGTACTGTCGTACAGTTGAATGCCGGTACCTCATTAGTGATTCCCGGTGATTTTGGTAGGAAAGACCGTACCATTACCCTCACCGGTGAAGCGTTTTTTACCGTTGCTACCGATGCCACACATCCATTTATTATCCATGCCGGACATATCCGGACCACTGTATTGGGTACTTCCTTTAATATCCGCTCCTGGCCGGGAGAAGATACCTGGGCTATTGGTGTAAGTACTGGTAAGGTGAGGATCTCCAATGACGTGAACAACCAGGTCATGGCCGAATGTCTCACGGCGAATAAAGCCCTCATCCATCACATTGAAACCGGTACCTCCGACATTGCCGACACCGATGCCGGTATGCCGGGTGCATGGCGCAATAACATTTTTCATTTCAATAACAGCAGCATGGCAGAAATAGGGCAGGAGCTGCAACGACAATATAATATACCTGTCATCGTGAATGGAGAAGGTAAGAACGGCGGGCATTACAAAATCAGTTTCTCGCGGGAACCGCTTACTAAAGTACTGAAAGTACTCGCCGGCCTGACCGGTATTACATACACAATTAAATCAGATCAGGTGATCATTCAAGTGCCAAAAACAAATTAA